One genomic segment of Catalinimonas alkaloidigena includes these proteins:
- a CDS encoding FkbM family methyltransferase — protein MRSIWRTFSFLGTHPLAKKHKTKTFLRFLKWQIGSWLNPYPLVFPFVENSRLLVSKGMTGATGNVYTGLHEFNDMGFLLHFLRESDVFVDIGANVGSYTVLASSVVGAHTIAIEPVPSTFIHLKNNACVNQIEELVSLNNIGLGSTSDTIFFTSGLDTVNHVVTKGEAVKDAIKVNVKTLDNTLKGKAPSLIKIDVEGYEKFVLEGAIHTLNNPALNAIIIELNGSGDRYGIDEHEIHQQLLSLGFQPYDYDPFSRVLTKLGCFGSYNTIYIREEEYVLERVQAARKFNILGSKI, from the coding sequence ATGAGAAGTATTTGGAGAACGTTTAGCTTTTTAGGCACTCACCCGCTCGCAAAAAAACATAAAACAAAAACTTTCTTACGGTTTCTTAAGTGGCAAATAGGAAGTTGGCTTAATCCTTATCCGCTCGTGTTTCCCTTTGTTGAAAATAGTAGGCTTTTAGTTTCCAAAGGGATGACGGGAGCTACAGGAAATGTGTATACGGGACTTCATGAATTTAATGATATGGGATTCCTGTTGCATTTTTTAAGAGAAAGTGATGTGTTTGTTGACATAGGGGCTAATGTTGGCTCTTATACAGTCCTGGCTTCTTCTGTTGTGGGCGCTCACACAATTGCCATAGAACCAGTACCTTCTACTTTTATTCATCTTAAAAATAATGCATGTGTTAATCAGATTGAAGAGTTAGTATCACTAAATAACATAGGTCTAGGGTCAACCTCTGATACTATCTTCTTTACCAGCGGGCTTGATACGGTAAACCATGTGGTCACAAAAGGCGAAGCTGTGAAAGATGCTATTAAGGTGAACGTTAAAACTCTTGATAATACCCTCAAGGGAAAAGCACCTTCTTTGATAAAAATTGATGTAGAGGGCTATGAAAAATTTGTCTTGGAAGGCGCCATTCATACTTTGAATAACCCTGCGCTTAATGCAATCATTATCGAGTTGAATGGAAGTGGCGATAGATATGGAATTGATGAGCACGAGATACACCAGCAATTGTTAAGTTTAGGCTTTCAGCCTTATGATTATGATCCTTTTTCACGGGTTCTTACAAAGCTTGGATGTTTCGGTTCGTATAATACTATTTATATTAGAGAAGAAGAATATGTACTGGAGAGAGTGCAAGCAGCCAGAAAGTTTAACATCTTAGGTTCTAAAATCTAA
- a CDS encoding glycosyltransferase: protein MKKVLIISPSFPPVNAADMHRVRQSLPYFKEYGWEPVVVVVEPDYIEASKDELLLQTVPQDIEIIKIKALSTKYTKKLGLGSLALRSLWFYYAKVNQLLKKRKFDLIYFSTTMFPLPILGRVWKKKFEVPYVIDMQDPWLTDYYLQKPKHERPPKFWFSYRLNQLTEPFAMKKADGIIAVSEAYNLILQDRYKNIKPDNCTTLTFGAFEKDFDVLNKIKIPNLFFDPEDGLIHIPYIGRAGHDMQFSITCIFQALQKGLNENPGLFQKIRMYFIGTSYAASGKGKKTVEPIAEAFAVSKYVNESTDRIPYFQALRLLKDASMLLVPGSDDPKYTASKLYNYILARKPMLAVFHEASSVNAILQVTGAGIPLAFSEVNAVNVACTAEKIYQGWYNMLLKLPFSPDTDWQAFQPYTAREMTKKQTMHFEKKLKL from the coding sequence ATGAAAAAAGTACTCATCATATCTCCTTCCTTTCCACCCGTCAATGCTGCTGATATGCATCGGGTTAGACAAAGCCTTCCTTACTTCAAAGAGTATGGTTGGGAACCAGTAGTGGTGGTTGTTGAACCAGATTATATAGAAGCAAGTAAGGATGAATTGCTTCTGCAGACTGTGCCCCAAGATATTGAGATTATTAAGATAAAAGCATTATCTACTAAATATACCAAGAAGTTGGGCTTAGGAAGCCTTGCTTTACGCTCTTTATGGTTCTATTATGCTAAAGTTAATCAGCTGCTAAAAAAAAGAAAGTTTGATCTTATCTACTTTTCTACAACTATGTTTCCTTTACCTATACTGGGGAGGGTTTGGAAGAAAAAGTTTGAAGTTCCATATGTAATTGACATGCAGGATCCCTGGCTTACTGATTATTATTTGCAAAAGCCTAAACATGAAAGACCACCAAAATTCTGGTTTTCTTACAGACTCAATCAATTAACTGAACCATTTGCGATGAAAAAAGCCGATGGGATCATAGCGGTTTCAGAAGCTTATAATCTAATTCTCCAAGACCGTTATAAAAATATCAAACCAGATAATTGTACTACGCTTACCTTTGGTGCATTTGAAAAAGACTTTGATGTATTGAATAAAATTAAGATCCCTAATTTGTTTTTTGATCCGGAAGATGGCCTAATTCATATTCCATATATAGGAAGAGCAGGGCATGATATGCAGTTTTCAATAACATGCATTTTCCAGGCTTTACAAAAAGGCTTAAATGAAAACCCAGGTTTATTTCAAAAAATCAGGATGTATTTTATTGGTACCAGTTATGCTGCGTCTGGAAAGGGAAAAAAAACCGTAGAACCAATTGCCGAGGCATTTGCAGTTTCAAAATATGTTAATGAATCAACAGATCGAATTCCTTATTTTCAGGCATTGCGTTTGCTAAAGGATGCCAGCATGTTGTTGGTGCCCGGTTCGGATGACCCCAAATATACGGCTTCCAAGCTGTATAACTATATACTGGCCAGAAAGCCTATGCTAGCGGTCTTTCATGAAGCTAGCAGTGTGAATGCCATACTGCAAGTTACAGGAGCTGGTATCCCTCTGGCTTTTAGTGAGGTAAACGCAGTGAACGTGGCTTGCACTGCCGAAAAAATTTATCAGGGCTGGTATAATATGCTGTTGAAGCTGCCCTTTAGCCCGGATACCGATTGGCAGGCTTTTCAGCCTTATACCGCCCGGGAAATGACAAAAAAACAGACCATGCACTTTGAAAAAAAATTGAAATTATGA